A region from the Rhinoderma darwinii isolate aRhiDar2 chromosome 2, aRhiDar2.hap1, whole genome shotgun sequence genome encodes:
- the LOC142742396 gene encoding lens fiber major intrinsic protein, whose product MWEFRSFSFWRAVFAEFFATMFYVFFGLGASLKWVAGPANVLLIALAFGLILATMVQSVGHVSGAHINPAVTFAFLIGSQMSLFRAIFYIAAQLLGAVAGAAVLYGVTPAAIRGNLALNTLHPGVSLGQATTVEIFLTLQFVLCIFATYDERRNGRLGSVSLAIGFSLTLGHLFGLYYTGASMNPARSFAPAVLTRNFTNHWVYWVGPIIGGALGGLVYDFILFPRMRGLSERLSILKGARPAEPEGQPEATGEPIELKTQSL is encoded by the exons atgtgggaattccgctccttctcCTTTTGGAGAGCGGTTTTTGCAGAATTCTTTGCTAccatgttctatgttttttttggCTTAGGTGCATCTCTAAAGTGGGTCGCTGGGCCAGCTAATGTTTTGCTCATAGCATTAGCATTTGGTCTTATTCTGGCCACTATGGTCCAATCTGTTGGCCATGTCAGCGGTGCTCATattaacccagcagtcacctttGCCTTCCTCATCGGCTCACAGATGTCTCTCTTCcgtgccattttttacattgCAGCACAACTACTGGGAGCGGTGGCTGGAGCTgccgttctgtatggtgttactcCAGCAGCAATCCGTGGCAACTTGGCTCTTAACACG CTTCATCCTGGTGTGAGCCTTGGACAGGCAACAACAGTGGAGATTTTCCTCACCCTGCAATTTGTGCTTTGTATTTTTGCCACCTATGATGAGAGGAGGAATGGACGTCTGGGCTCTGTATCCTTGGCTATTGGATTTTCCCTCACCTTGGGACACCTCTTTGGG CTTTACTATACTGGAGCCAGTATGAATCCTGCAAGATCATTTGCCCCTGCTGTACTCACTAGAAACTTCACCAACCACTGG GTCTACTGGGTTGGTCCTATCATCGGTGGAGCACTTGGAGGTCTAGTGTACGACTTCATTCTCTTTCCAAGAATGAGGGGGCTTTCTGAAAGACTTTCAATCCTTAAAGGAGCAAGGCCCGCTGAGCCTGAAGGCCAGCCAGAAGCAACGGGCGAGCCTATAGAGTTAAAAACACAATCCCTATAA